Proteins encoded within one genomic window of Rhinoderma darwinii isolate aRhiDar2 chromosome 5, aRhiDar2.hap1, whole genome shotgun sequence:
- the LOC142652782 gene encoding proto-oncogene Mas-like: protein MKIMSVIRIEENDFNTTQERKFDDPSDIHFTITACCIIAVCLFGMLGNGVAFWFLCFKIPRNKYTVYIINLIIADFMYLFFNATLMVLQIDQLMDLHPNFPGMSKVILVLEIFYDGAYQAGMLFLLAISVERCLSVFYPIWYRCCRPKKQSLIICLIMWFIACLESCLENLICSLESFSAGLVNCTGVQFMTFVLSIVISLPLMLISSAILLIKIQNTSIRCRPPKLYITIIISVFVFLVACVPVKFMWLLLYLKHLPNGFQSVHFFFASILCTVFSSSINPYIYFMIGRQKKQKFRETIHSALHHVFHMEEDESEKTFGNSSGISHIS from the coding sequence ATGAAAATCATGTCAGTAATCAGAATCGAAGAAAATGATTTCAATACAACACAGGAACGAAAGTTTGATGACCCCTCCGACATCCATTTCACGATCACAGCCTGTTGTATCATTGCTGTCTGCTTGTTTGGAATGCTAGGAAACGGAGTTGCCTTCTGGTTTCTTTGTTTCAAAATTCCGAGaaacaaatatacagtatatataattaaTTTGATCATCGCTGACTTTATGTACCTCTTTTTTAATGCCACTCTCATGGTCCTACAGATTGATCAACTGATGGATTTGCATCCTAATTTTCCTGGAATGTCCAAAGTTATCCTTGTGTTAGAGATATTTTATGATGGGGCATATCAGGCCGGTATGTTGTTTCTTCTTGCAATAAGCGTTGAAAGATGTCTTTCTGTTTTTTATCCTATTTGGTATCGTTGCTGTCGTCCAAAAAAACAGTCATTAATTATTTGTTTGATTATGTGGTTCATTGCCTGCCTTGAAAGTTGTCTTGAGAACCTAATCTGCTCGCTGGAGTCTTTCTCAGCTGGATTAGTAAATTGTACAGGCGTTCAGTTTATGACATTCGTCTTATCGATTGTTATCTCTCTGCCCCTGATGCTGATATCCAGCGCAATTTTACTCATCAAAATCCAAAATACCTCTATAAGATGTAGGCCGCCGAAGCTTTATATCACTATAATTATTTCTGTGTTTGTTTTCCTTGTGGCCTGTGTGCCAGTCAAATTCATGTGGCTATTATTGTATCTGAAACATTTACCCAATGGTTTTCAATCTGTACATTTCTTCTTTGCTAGCATCCTATGTACTGTATTTAGCAGTAGTATTAATCCATATATTTACTTTATGATTGGAAGACAAAAAAAGCAAAAGTTTCGGGAGACAATTCACTCTGCTCTGCATCATGTTTTTCACATGGAAGAAGATGAGAGTGAAAAAACATTTGGAAACAGTTCAGGGATTAGCCATATTAGCTAA